A stretch of DNA from Ciona intestinalis chromosome 8, KH, whole genome shotgun sequence:
tgacaattttctcaagtagtttttacccgtagcgtgTTTAAACGACTACAGTTTTGCTGCTGATTcttttctcttcgttgttttagtttattttgatttttcctTTTGGACCAGGTGCCTGCCTAGAAGTTAACCACAtataataaaatcatttaataTAACAGGCGAGTGAgaactattttaaacattgtgtTTCTATGATTGCAACGTCATTAAACTGGGGATTTCCCTAATTTAGGTGGTTCCCCActttttatgacatcatactgtGCAATTGTTTTATGGTGTTCATAGACGgttcattttaaatatggaAGAAGTGCCGTATCTCAACGAAAGTCTGGGTAAACATATTtcatatattatgtgctattagtgttcaatatttgtttacgaagttacatacgttgtaattGGTAAGCactaagcgggcacgagatcGAGGTGTTTATGAAAcaccacgcgagaataaactaaatgtgcatatataatgttgtggtaatgaaccaactctggtctaaatctcggGTCcgatggcgtgcctcactgtaggacctcacccatatagaatagaatgtgcatatacaatgttggggtaatgggccaactttggtctaaatctcgGGTCCCATGGCCTGCCTCCCTGCTCGCTGCTCCCTGTAGGGCCTCACTATTTGAGAATATaatcaaataaatgaatatgaCTAGTTAAACTGACAAGCTAAACGCAGTTTCATTCTTGtatattaattcattcatttagatAAAGTTGAACTTCGCCCTGCAATTCACAAGGACTTGTGCAAATACCGTTTGTCGGGAGAATTATATGAAAACCTTGATGAAAATAACTTAAGCAAAGTTGAGACAATCATTGATGACCTTCAATGGTTACTTTCTTTAAACCATCCCAAGTTCTGGTGTCAGGTAAGAAGGGTTTTCACGCTTACTTAGATAAGCAggtttttatgcttttttagtATATAGATGAAACCAACAGttttttagtatataaataCCTAAATAACCTACAAAGGTTTAGGtatataaataacttaaaaGGTTTGAGTGTAAAGATAACAAGACTGTAAGTCTCTCAATAACTTATTGCTGCTAATACAGTTTCATTTTTCCAATCTggaacatatatatattatgtttatgaaaaaatagtattttagTAATCAAATACATGCAAAAAATGGGTTTATTcttgttagaaatattttaaaacataaacatgatACAGTCTCTATTAAAGTGGTCTAAACTGtaacaatattaaacaatattttgagGTCACCACAATGTAGCGACGATTCTTATTGCtcgttgtatatattgtaatgaTTCAGTTTTGAACGCACGCGAAACACGAAAGAGAACGGAAGAAGAAGGCAAATAAAAATGGTCGTTTCGCACACGCATGCACACACACACGCACACAGGACTAAACGCTACAAaatactatttatattttccacaCACCAGGTGATCAATGATGAAACAGTCAGCGCAACACTCAGCTCATATTTACAATTTGCACCACGTTTCCACAACCCTTCATGGTCGGATGAAATAAAGAAGAAACACGATCAACTTCATCGGCTATTCTTCATGACCTTCCTCAGGTGGTTTGATCTGTGCTGATGTACATAATAAGGCATATGATATGTGTGGTGCATTGCCACTGTAACACATCCCAGGGTATGTTCTGGTGATAGGCAAGGTTACGTCACTGTATATTGTGAATATTCTATCCACGTTTTGTGCTACAATTTTGTCcggctcagtggtttaggcgcctgcatcagaaaccaaagtgtccccggttcgatgctcgacggcgGTACTAACATTGGTTGGCGTGTCCTTTTGCTGTTAACTCCAATCTCTTCgttatgtttattatgatACTTGTGATTGTAATCAAAGGATAACATgatggtttaaatataaatctaaaaaagtctgttttttaaacttcccTATTAGTAAGGACtttgatatttaaattttttttttttttaaagtagacCTTTCTTCCCACCAGGTTATCGACACCAAAAGAATCGGAAAACTCTTTTTTCTCCCCGAGTGAGTTTGGTCGAATTATTTATGAGAATTTTATCTTTGACATTCCTTCGTTGATGGACATCGCTTGTTTGTTTGGAAACCAAACCAATCATCCTCTACTccataaaatgtttgaaagCATCTTCAATAATCAACCTCTGTACAATAATGACTTGGAAGAAGCGGCAAAAATGATGGTTAaagtaaagtattaaaatatttttttggggttCATAAAACACGTACCATCTTTAGTGATTTTAGAAGTTAAGTTAAACACTATGATAGGAAATACCTAGCTTTTTTTTAGAGAGAAAGCTCCATCTGACTTATCTAACTTAAAACAGCAGCAACACACACTTTTATCTgccacttttactcaagtagttccCACCCCAGCAGCCTTTTTTTACTGTCAGTccttttgctgctaatttcttcactttgctgttttaattaacctgATCTCTGATTCTCTGTTATAGTATGAGATAACTTAAATATAACTAAAACTAATGAAATGTTAAAGCTTATATTGCCTATTGTTTAATatcttcaatatttttcagaTTCTTCAAGAATTTGACGGTAAATTTGTGAAACAAACCACCACGAAGCGGaagttgattgacaggtcGGGAATCCCGCACTCCAAAGATGAATTGCTTGAACTCGCTTCTTATTTATTCAACTCCTTGTATACGTTGGATGCTTTCATGCAAGTTTACCCTGAAGGCTGCCATGCTTTTTACAAGGTTTGTTGGTAATACACATACAAGAATATAAGAACAGGtgttctatatgagtgaggtcctacagtgtgacAAGAGatctgagatttagaccagagttggcccattaccccaacattgtatatgcacattctattctatataggagaggtcctacagtgaggcacgccatgggacctgggatttaagcccgagttggcctattacccgaactttgtatatgcacattctattctatataggtgaggtcctacagtgaggcatgccatgggacctgagatttgggcccgagttggcctattacccgaactttgtatatgcacattctattctatatgggtgaggtcctacagcgaggcacgccatgggccctgggatttagactagagttggcccattaccccaacattgtatatgcacattctattctatatgggcgaggtcctacagtaagacacaccatggaacctgagatttagaccacagttggccattaccaaacacccagggtattataacccattagttacTACTGGGTTTTCAGTTTTTCACATATTTCTCTTCAAGCAATgtattatgaataaaataaagtctccgtttttttcttttctttatgTATAAGGAGTAATATTCAAGGTTTCATTCCCTAATTACTTTTTTGCATTACAGATTAACACCATAGAGGTTCTTTGTCAACTCTACAATGGTGCTCTGGTTATAATGAAGGAACAAACCCAAAACAATGCTTTACCATTAGATGATGATTTCTTTAAACTACGAACATTCCTTTTAAAATCAAAGGAACTTGTATTGTCTCTGCTGCACCGTGTGGTTGTTAAATGCGCTTATAAACCGGCTGTCGAAGCATCTCGAAATAAAACATCGGATTGTACGGTTTTATGTGAAAACTATTTGGAggtatattctttatttttacattgtattactgctatcattgtgggcgtgtgtgacCTTGGGCAGAAAACCTTACAgcaaatgctccaacccagtggtcactgttggttaaaaaaacaataagtaccacagttatatatgtggtaacttgtaagcgggcacaaggtgtatgaaacagaacacctgtgttataatgactgtccttGACCTGCCAtacgaggttaaataagttacatttgtggtaactcgtaacttTTAGtcatgtaataaaaatattataatagttTTTCTTGATCTTCTTAAGATTCTGAGTGCGTTTGCATCTGACCACAACATCATTAACGATTTGGATGAAAAGTTTGGGTTAAGAGAAGATATAAATAACTTGGTTAGGGTAAGTATCTACTAAAATCTAATATCTAATTTTGCTTGACACCGTATAGTAgtgcatatatatttaaagtattttacttctgctaccaggcaaaatgtaattaaatttaaaattttttgctGCCCTGGTAGAACTATTTGAAATCTTACTGAATGGCAGAAGaaacgtttaaataaaataacaatttttatacttGAGGAGCCAAAAAGTAGAAATTTAAGACAGTACATTGCATGTCCACTTTGCAGTAAATGGGAGTGAGATTAAACCTCtgaaattgttaattttattccatTGTTTTGTCTTCCATacaaaatattgataaaaatataacaattcaCGAGgcaaaaagtttattttgtaattattgCGACCATGCAGGTAaatgaagaaataaatgaaagcCAAGTTTCATTTCTCCTTGATACGATTCAACCATCGCCATGCCAACCACCACACGAGGTCTCTACTGAGGTAGATGCCATCTCTGCATGGAGGGAACAATTTACTTCAAGCTCACTAACGAATGGAGATTCGGGAGGAATCGAAACTGCTCAGAGCTTTGAAAACCAGAATAGTTTTGTGAATGCAACAGATCAGGGTGTGAATATAAACTTTAGTTGTTTTTGTGTGAATGTATCTTGTTCATCCTTGTAGCGGGGCAATGTCAGTctatataacacgggtgttctgtttcatacacctcatgtcagcGTAcatagttaccacgtatgtaactttgtggttgattgttctttgatgtaacttagtggttgattgttctttgggatttattatataattcttgtttactaacaGTCTATGAGATTATGCTTATGAAATGACACtccaaatattgtttatattcgTATTCCTTAactcgtatgtaactttgtgagtgattaatTCTTCAGGATTTTTTTGTGTCACTCTTTTTTACAACAGATAAGATAACACTTTATATACCGTTAAATTTATATACGCAACACCAACAGATGACATTGAAGCTGTCTCTCTCATCTCTTCCGTCCAAGACATCCTCCCCGATCTCGGAGCCGGTTTCATCCGAGCTTGTTTGGAGGAGTTTTCCAACAACCCTGAGATGGTGATCCAGAGGGTCCTGGAGGACAATCTTCCCAGCCATATTGCTGCGATGGATAGAACAACACAAAGGTTGGGTTTGCATAATGTATTATCCTTTTTGGcttttttggtataaaacatCTTTTGTCTACCTTTTGCAAATATGTGGATTTCTTCctaatgttttgtttgcaatgttttggcaagacacctaataaAATCTCATATTATCTTTTTGGCTTTTaaggaataaaaaaactaaataaatcctctttgtttttttggtataaaagctatttttatttcaatgttttgttttttgtgcaAGATTCCTAATGAAGTCTTTAGAATGAGGAtatggttgtataattctgtaaatactctttatttacttccaaatataaatatattccaaatataaatatacttacCTCATATATGGACCAAATTATTATATGaaagttaattttgatttaaatctttaacaaaatgtttcaaaatagtTAAGTTATCTCCATACAGTATGttagtttaacaaaattatttgttttagtttcacCAAACCAACTGCAAACTTAAACCATGAAGAAAATTTGAATGAATTTGGATCTTTTGATCCTGAATTTGACGATCAAATCTTTGAAATGCCACGGAAGAAGAAATTTACCGAATACAAGGCGTATAAAGCACAAGAAATATCTTTAGCTGATGAAGGAAAGCTGGTTGAACTGTACAGTAAATATGGGGTGGTGTATGATGGTGAAGAAAATCAAGGTTGGTTTTTGGATGCATttacttgaatgaatgtaacttatttttatcctcgcgtggccggaagaCTACATTCGTTatagttttatacaccttgtgcccgcttacaagttaccatgtatgtaactttgtgggtgattactgtATTTTGTTGCACAAGAATGGTCCAACTCTATGAGCCTGAGATTGGGGTTTGACTCACctaatttattacagttttttgtactccatttatatatatatatatatagaaaaaaactgATCAATATCTTTGCTCTTTTTtcacacttttatttttctgctTTCCTTATTTAAAGTCCTTCGcaattttccaatttttttctatataagGTGTTATATTGATCTTTGTTGCTTCCAATGTAGAAACAACTGAATGTTCTTATGAAGATGAATACGATGACACATATGATGGAATACAAGTAGGAGCGAATGACGCCGATGAAACGGATGATCTTGTTGTAGAACATCAAACTACCAGGGACCTAtggaaatataaacaaacaaatgatgATGAAAATGAAGAAGGGTAAGTTGGATGATTGAgtgaatttaacttactttatttttgcatGGCTGAAAACTTCAGCTGTTTATTAAGTCCTTCAGctgtttactttttgttttaattaattttttttcagggaGAAGAAAGACAGATTAAAAGATTTTGTTCGTAATCCTGAAGAGGTTCGCGCATTTAATCAAATGAGGGAGGAATCTCGGAGGAGATTTAGAGGAGGGGGTGGGAGCAGAGGAGGAAGTGGGAGAGGAGCAAGAGGAGGAGGAGCGAGTGGGAGCAGAGGAGGTGGGAGAGGAAAAGATAAATCATCAAGAGGAAATCATAATCGGAAGAAACTTGCTACAAAGAAAGCCTCCCAAGGGATGTGATTTtgtgcaaaataaaattaatatttgaacgttagtgtttgttttcttcgagatttgtttaaagttataaaactttttttaaattagaaaatatgttCGTGAACTGTTTGGGAGCAAGTATGGTGGAAACAGCTGACGCTTTGaaaactatgttttaaaaacgcTGCGCGCTACTGTACTTTAGGAGTACTTTGGTTGGTATAAAGCGTGTTGTCATGCAATTTCATCAGTTTAGTAATCCTGCAAAAATAACATGTTATTTACCTAATTACTAGCATTTTAGCGAGCAATGAGGTGTATAACGTAGCcatacctttaaaaaatagttgtaaGTGTAATATAAACTGAATTATGTATTCACTTTGCCGTATGGTTACAAGTTCAACGCTACGAAGGGGTGCGCTGGTCGCTGGCAAAGAAGCAAGAAGTGACAACGCTATTTTGGACGCCAGAGTCGTTCAACATGTTTTTAAGGTTTGATTAGAATCGTTTCGTTACTATAATACATCTAATAACGTTAATATAACAACCTagcgtttttaaaattgttcgTATTTGATTTGGCATCGTCCCAGTCAACTTATACTGCAGACTACAGTaacatgtttttgttaaaacggtgctagtgaagaatctctcaaaaatttgctaaccactgtcCCCTAATAGGGGtaaggtgttgatggttaggggttagtggttataggggttagtggttaggatataagggggggggggagactcttcactagcactgTTAAGACTGTTTTGCATAGTTGGAATTTATCATCAATCAAATAGTTTTTGCAAATTATGTTAGGTTAGAAACTTGCCATATAGATTTTTATAGCCGATCACTCATGCCCAGAGTGTTCTATCCTATATGGGTGAGTTCCCACAGTGttgcacgccatgggacctgggatatTTGCCCATTACCTAActcttattaaacaaataaatatttttattttcagaatcCCGAAGTCAAACGTGATTATTCAAACAGGAAAGGCTTTCTTGAAAACTTTATAGAAACAATTAAACAGGAATATAATAAAGACCCTGAGTTAAAAGAAAGCATCAAGAAGTTTCGACAAGAAGCAAAGGAATTGGAAGATTCTGACGCTTTAAAACAAGCGAGGAAAAAGTTTCAAGAAATTGAAAAAGAGACGACACAAAGCACCGAGGTTCTTCAAGAAACGTTCGGGAAAATTAAATCTAAAGTTTCCGAGGTTTGTGGTGTTTGGTTTGTAATCTAAATGTTCTATAGGCTACTGTATTTAtcatattgtaatatttatttataagtcaGGAAAAGACACTTGCTAAGTTTGATAACTATGAGTGtgactgcattttaacaatgtcacccaagattttactaaatatttaaacattaatataaaatgtctTTACAGACGGCTGAGGAGCTTGGATCATCAGAAGTTGGCAAAGCAGCGAGTCGGATTTCTGGAGGGATTTCTGACGCTGCAAAACGCGCCTCGGAAAGTGAGGCGTTGAAAAAAGTCCAATCAAGACTGAGCGACATTGCTCAAGGCAGTGGTGTTGCTCCTGATAGCTTATATCGACCACCAAGTAAGTTGTCACAGTCTGTTTCATGTTATGCTGTAATAGATGCTCGAATTGgacatgtataaaacagaacacttgtattataacgactgtcccgCCATtcaagataaataaattacatacgtggtaacttgtaagcgggcacgaggtgtatgaaacagaacacccgtgttaaaacgatTGTCACtgccccgccatacgaggataaacaagttttttaccCATTTGCTACCCTAGGTTTGTCACATAAGGTCTTACAACCTTTCTTCATCTTAACAGCTGTATTACGGATGCGGAAACAAGAATTATCGGTTGACCCTGATAGAGAATACCAGCCCAACACAGAAGCTACGAATATTGTGATGCATAAAGATACAATATGGAACCAACAGTGGGAGTCGTTTAAGACCAGCAAAGTTGGAGAAAGTAAGCAGTATAGTGTTTCTGTGGATTACGGTTATATGTAAGGATATTAATGTGCTAATAGTCTTGTTCAACATGCGGTACTTCTGTCCCTGTAGAGATATTAGTACATACGTATCTTTAcctttatttgttaaaaagaagttataacattttttcattcctAACTGTTGAAACTACTGTATaatgataaataattaaatataaaaattaaaattcctacttaaaaattaaaaagaattgGTTTgagtttactaaaaaatattctactTTAAAGAACTAAGTTTAATAATTAGGTTATAATGCTATTTACAAACGTATACAGCTTTCTctaatgtttttattggtgGTTTTGTTCAAGTGGAATTAATATCTCTTTTATTCTTCACAGGTATTTCTGAAATGAAAATGCGTTTTGATGAAAGcgataatgttttaatacgAGGTTCGCGTTTTATCACAGACAAAATATCGGGAGTGGCAGGTGGGGGCTTGGAGTTGTTTTTTATAGACACTTATTTCCTTTGGTCTAAATCTGGAGTGACATTGCTCAAATACAgctacactcatagttgtcaaacataggtaACCTCATAAAGAGGtcctcattgattaatatggtgatggcgaatgcaatatactttgactctgcttgtttgtatagacaccttaCAGCAGTaaaaaatctggggtgacattgtcaAAATACAgctacactcatagttgtcaaacatagggaacctcattgattaacgTGGTGAATGCCAAAGGCTATACTTCTGTTTGTGTATATTGACACTCAACAGCATCATAAAAGCTCTTTACCCATAAAAATGGGTGCTAAATACAATTTAGTTCTTCCCAGGCACCCGCACCCCTACATTACATGTATTCTATGTGTTATTTAGTTTATGCATATAGGTATTTTTGCTGTCAGGAAATTGACACTTCTTCGTTTCTAGGAAGTTTATTTGGAGGAACAGACATCTCAAAAGTGATGACAGAAATAGCTCGAATTGACCCTGAATTTTCGGCACAAGGATTTCTAGATTTTTGTCGATTTGAAATCATTCCAAACTTACTGGAAGCCATTTCACaagggaatgaaaacattgtgAAAGACTGGTGCAGTGAAGCGGTAAGTACTATGTATAGAAGTTTATTATCATAAAGTAACCTGTATCTACATAGGTGTTTATTGGTATGCTTATAAATTCTATTGATCCGTGTATGAATGATAACTAATTTAATTCATACCACATAATAGGGTGGCAaggaatgtatgtaacttatttattcttgcatggcggaGCCAacacagtctttataacactggtgttctgtttcatacacctcgtgccagcttatgagttaccacatatgtaacttatttatcctcgcatggtggggcaacgacagtcgttataacatggaagttctgtttcatacacctcgtgcttgcttacgagttaccacgtatgtaacttatttattcttgcatggcggaGCCAacacagtctttataacactggtgttctgtttcatacacctcgtgccagcttacgagttaccacgtatgtaacttatttattcttgcatggcggaGCCAacacagtctttataacactggtgttctgtttcatacaccccgtgccagcttacgagttaccacgtatgtaacttatttatcctcacaaggcaggcaacgacagtcgttataaaacgggtgttctgtttcgatATATCATgagtgttctatttcatacaccttgtgcccacttatgagttaccacatatgtaactttgagagTGATTAGgtttattcaatttattttataaaactttttcagCCATACAACCAGCTAATGTTTCCTGTGAAGCAAGCCCAGCAAATAGGTTGTCGTTACGAGCTCACCACGGTGGATCTTGACCATGTAGATATTGCTGGGGCTACAAAAGTAGACCAGGGGCCTGTGCTTGTAATAAGTTTTCAAACTCAACAGATTATGGTAGTTAGGAATAAGAAGGGAGATATTGTAGAAGGAGATTcagtaagttgtttaaatatagtagtgtTTCAAACAGTTTAGCTACACTATGTGGATAtctttaacataaattttactCACTTTTGCGCTCTCATTGTATACGCttagtatatatttattatataacacTCTAACATTCTTAATATTAAAtctcaatatttatttaattttaaccttttattaaaaaattatttaaaaaattttttaaactgaaatgtAAAGAATGTAAGTCACACCTATAGGCTGTCATGTTTTTAGTTAGTCTTGTGgtggaagacgggacacctttagcgcatgatatccaaatatccgatagtgttttaaacaattaacatcggtctatgggagtcgtgaggatacagttttataattctttgaatgttctttgtttactaccaaataggacgtgaaaatggaatgaaaaggtgtcccatcttcctccaccctactatacaacgtttttgttataaattattggTAAGTTAAGAAACtgaatgtatgtttttatccaGGATCAAATAATGAAAGTCTTCCATGTTTGGGCTTTGTGTCGAGATGTTGAAGAGATGGACAGAAGAGCCGCGTGGAAAATAATCGATCAGTCAATGTCTGCCTCGCCAATGTTGTTATGATATGCATTAATAAATACCATGCACGAAAAGCGATGCGCTGCCATTTAATTGTGGTCGatttaaagcaaataaaaatgaGGGCTAACGTTTTCAGTGAATTTGAAGCAGTAGGCGTTAGTGAGGTTAGTCTGTACTAATGCATTGAACTTTTATAACTACGGTTTCATTGGAGTAGAATTGATTGTATGAACTAGGGGGCGGGGGGACGACAGTCTTTTAACGCAGTGGGAAGTTACGACTTCCGTCTTTGCTTGCAGGATTGTTTTGGAAGGAATTTTTTGCATTGatgacaattttgacaaaagGATCGCCAATTTGTCTTGTCTAAG
This window harbors:
- the LOC100186487 gene encoding mitochondrial import inner membrane translocase subunit TIM44, producing MYSLCRMVTSSTLRRGALVAGKEARSDNAILDARVVQHVFKNPEVKRDYSNRKGFLENFIETIKQEYNKDPELKESIKKFRQEAKELEDSDALKQARKKFQEIEKETTQSTEVLQETFGKIKSKVSETAEELGSSEVGKAASRISGGISDAAKRASESEALKKVQSRLSDIAQGSGVAPDSLYRPPTVLRMRKQELSVDPDREYQPNTEATNIVMHKDTIWNQQWESFKTSKVGESISEMKMRFDESDNVLIRGSRFITDKISGVAGSLFGGTDISKVMTEIARIDPEFSAQGFLDFCRFEIIPNLLEAISQGNENIVKDWCSEAPYNQLMFPVKQAQQIGCRYELTTVDLDHVDIAGATKVDQGPVLVISFQTQQIMVVRNKKGDIVEGDSDQIMKVFHVWALCRDVEEMDRRAAWKIIDQSMSASPMLL
- the LOC100177077 gene encoding activating signal cointegrator 1 complex subunit 2-like, yielding MEEVPYLNESLDKVELRPAIHKDLCKYRLSGELYENLDENNLSKVETIIDDLQWLLSLNHPKFWCQVINDETVSATLSSYLQFAPRFHNPSWSDEIKKKHDQLHRLFFMTFLRLSTPKESENSFFSPSEFGRIIYENFIFDIPSLMDIACLFGNQTNHPLLHKMFESIFNNQPLYNNDLEEAAKMMVKILQEFDGKFVKQTTTKRKLIDRSGIPHSKDELLELASYLFNSLYTLDAFMQVYPEGCHAFYKINTIEVLCQLYNGALVIMKEQTQNNALPLDDDFFKLRTFLLKSKELVLSLLHRVVVKCAYKPAVEASRNKTSDCTVLCENYLEILSAFASDHNIINDLDEKFGLREDINNLVRVNEEINESQVSFLLDTIQPSPCQPPHEVSTEVDAISAWREQFTSSSLTNGDSGGIETAQSFENQNSFVNATDQDDIEAVSLISSVQDILPDLGAGFIRACLEEFSNNPEMVIQRVLEDNLPSHIAAMDRTTQSFTKPTANLNHEENLNEFGSFDPEFDDQIFEMPRKKKFTEYKAYKAQEISLADEGKLVELYSKYGVVYDGEENQETTECSYEDEYDDTYDGIQVGANDADETDDLVVEHQTTRDLWKYKQTNDDENEEGEKKDRLKDFVRNPEEVRAFNQMREESRRRFRGGGGSRGGSGRGARGGGASGSRGGGRGKDKSSRGNHNRKKLATKKASQGM